From the Salarias fasciatus chromosome 5, fSalaFa1.1, whole genome shotgun sequence genome, the window GTCACTTTGTGCTTATGCTTAATGTGCATAGCGGATTCACAGAGGATGGAGGGCAAGACtctaaaataacatttaaagctATTTGTCTATAACGTACAGTAAGAGCTCAGTATGCAGAGCTTGATCTTCTCTGTTTATTACTGCAGAGAAATAGCTGCAATGTGGCATTTATTAGTCTGGACATCGTTGCGATAACATGTCAGTTCACTGTCAGCAACTGTCACACACATCTGaacatttgagtgtgtgttaaGAAATTAACATGGAATAAAAGACGAACAGGTAAAGAGTCAGAATGCGACGAGTGTCAGCTGGAAAACTAACTGCTGCGTAAAGCATGTGTAGATATGAACTCTGACCTGTCATCTTCCTCAAACCCCAATAACACACCTTTCACTTCCAAAATATCACAAATTGTTAAGTCCAATCAAATCTGTCCAGAGCAGGAAAACTGAGAGGACAAGGTTTGATATTACATCTGAGATTCAAAGACTGGTTTAAGGATAAGTCATAAAATACAAAGGCAGATAGATATAAGTATCAAAACAGAAATTATGTGATGATATTAatgaaatcactttttttttccatctgagaGAGGCGGTTGGGTCTGTCACGACAGCTGAGGATGGGAAAATAAGAATATAAGAATAAACTTGATAAGAAGAACATGATTGAGAAGAGAATTAGAGAACTGCAATAATTTCacattagatagatagatagatagatagatagatagatagatagatgcaGGCAGGGCTGTCTTTGTTCAGTCAGAGTACAAAAACTGATTATCTGGAGTGTGCTTCATCCGCCTTGTGCAGAATATATTATGTGTGTAAATGTTGTTGAACCCCGCGATTCGCCAGGAAAAGGTCACACACTCCCCTCGACCCTAAGTGATTCTCTGTCTTTGTGTACtcgtggtgaaaaaaaaagagaaagaaaaaaaaacgagctGCGCCTATAAACTTCGCATTTAAAAGGCAAGTGCGGCCGAGGGGGGCCGCTGCATGAGGGGAACAATAGCAGCTTTTTGGACACACTTTTTCTCACTGCGATGAACAGCAGGGAAACCGGTAGAGCCTCCTATAAAAGACCGATAGAGCACAGCTGCCAGGGTTCAGCAGTAATTTTATAAAATGTCTCCAAGGGGCCTGCCTGCGGTTTATCCGTGGATTTATGGGAAACTATAAGAGAGCGAGCAAATTGTTAGGGGGCAATAATCAGAGGGCCCCACGATGCGATCATAACTCCAGAAATTTTAGGGCCTTCGTGCAAAGTTAGGCAGCTTCCAGCAATTTCTCTGATAACGCACTTGACATTCAAACGGACGCGCTGCGCCCTGATTCCACTGTCCATCACGAACACGaggaaagtttgaaaatgaCAGCAGGGGGGATGGAGAGGCCAATGCTGCGCTATATCACCGTCATTATCATCATCAGCACCTCCGAAACAAAATTTCACCGGGCCATATTGGAGCTGTCGGTTTCGGAGTGACGAGGCTCTTTGCCCGGATGATTATTGATTTATCAGCTTCGCGCATAATCCCTATTTTGACAGCCACGGgcaacagctgagcagagcCATTTGTCAAGCGTTATCAGTCAGCTTCAGGCACAAACAGCGAGCCTCCCGAATCTCAAAAAGTAGGTTAGGTCAGTGACTTGACCGGGGCTCAGTGGCTCCTCTGTCCACGCAGCAGGCCCGAGTCACTTGAACCTCTCCGCTCCGTAATTACGCGCATGACGCATTTGGAGACAATATCGCTGATGGGCTGTAAACTATTACTCACGCTCAGAGGCCATAGTGATCACCGACTCCGTGGTGGCGTGGTACTCATCCTCCTCCATAAACTCATCCTGGGACGACGCGTCTCCCTGGAAGTCGTGGtggtccaggagctgctggagcgggGGCGCTTTGGGGAGCAGCTGATTGACCACCTCCCGGCTGATATTGGGCGCCTGCTTCAGCCGCAGCTTGCTCAGGATCTGGGACTTGATGGTCTCCAGCCTCAGTACTTTGCTCTGCTCCCTCCAAACGCAGGCGGAGCACTCGTGGGAACCGGCGTCCTCGTCCAGCAGAGACAGCCCGGCGTCCGTGGGCGTCTCGCTGGTAGGAGGCACCAGCAAATTGGGCTCATCGCTCCCCGACTGTCCCAGGGAGATGAGCACCATCAAGCACAATAAGAAGTTGTACCTCGTCATGACGATGCGCGACCGccgggaaatgcaacttttttctcagtgttttcttgtttttttccttggttTATTCCGTTATATCCCCTCTCTCGGATGTGCGCCGCTCCGTGCCTCAGCCTATAGACAGCAGGGAACCAGTGACATGCATCTAATCCAATACGATCACCCCGAAGttgctccctttttttttttttttttttttttttttttttctttttgtgcagCGGGAGCTTTTTGCAataagttttcaaaaaagtgCGTCCCAGTGTGTCTCGGCACAGGCGGTTTTGATTGAAAACGGACAAATTATCTGCCTGGTGAATGCATAGCCCGCTCACGTGTGCTATTATGGTTGTTTTGGGGTCTTCCGTACTACTTAAATCCACGgaggtgtgtgtatgttcaGAAGTGTCACTGAAAAATGTGCAAGTGCGGTCAAAAAGGGGCTCTTTATATATCACAGCTGCCCGGTGTCGTAATCCGTCTCCATTGGCTAAGATTGCAACAAAAGGCTTTTAGGTCTGTCACCAAGTCAAGAGGGACGGAGCGGAGGGAGGGTGCGCGCACTGTTATGGGAGTATAAATGTTTTTACAGTGCACAAACAAGGGCTCACATTAGAGATATAGACCAATTAGCTGATTGTGAGGAGGCAtgttgttgtaaaaaaaaaaaaaaaaaaaaaaaaaagcctttaatgggtcgttttctttgatttctcgTGAATTCACTCCTGaatcacacacagtcagatttaatgttcttttttttaacagaaacctGCAAATGGCAAGCACTCATACCAGACTGTTATATGCAAATATATGACAAGTGGTGTTTAAACTCAGCATGcattaaatgtaattataagCCTTTTTAGCTGACAATTATGAAAAGTGCATGCACTGgattttacactttaaaatTGTCTGTATGGGACTTGTCACGCTCAACTTTCACTATTTTATTGTAAAAAGACTTattattgcacatattttttttgaaacacGTAACAGGGATGATAACAACCATGTCATAAGTCTGCAAATTGTTCTGGATTTAATCAAAATATTATCCTTCAAAACATGTTTACTGCTAGATATAAATATTTTGAATATTCTTGTAAAGGTCCAGCATGTGTTCCATTATGAGGTTTTAATAAAAGTTTCTATATTACTAATTGCGCCTCTTGGTGGAGTGGGGAGTCCCTGAATCAATAATAACTCACTAGTGTCatctgctggaggaaaacatgcaggtctgtgATTTCACTGAGGAACAGATGCTTTCCCCTGATTTTTTGCAGTTTACAGGATTGTGTTAAATGTTTCATATCGTTCATCTCGTGAGGGATTGAATTCAGCCTGAACCATTAACAGATAGATAAGATAAATGATTATCTtaatatccatccattttttaaTAAGACAATCACAAACATTGTCTTTCACACTTCGGGGCAATATCAGAATCACCAATCAACACAAGTTCTTGGACTGTAGAAGGAAACCAGACCATCATGATAAACCCACACATTGCAAAGTAATATAGTGTGGTgagggcacacacactcagtcatgTGGAGCAAGAAtgcaatttctttctttctttctttttgtatgAAACCCTTGCAGAAATTATCTGTCTGTCTTTAACTCATGTATTGGCTAATCTTAGGGAATGGTGCTCTGCATTTCTCacggtcaaaggtcatgctcaggAGCCCACATTGGTAACCTATACTGACAaggggatttgaacctgcaCACTTCTGAATACGTTGCTTCATTCATAGGTCCCCACTTCCCCTTGGACTGGATTTCATCTAAGtgcaaaagaaacaaattaaaatgctGCACAAAACCAGTGTAAGGATTAGGACTGTCCATAGAACTGTCATTGTACTTACAAACATTCCTATCAATTCTAATACTCAGATATTGAACGCCTTTTTTTCAGTCCGTCCCTATAATCCATTTTATAAACAAGTCTTTATATTAAATCCTTGaccttattattattttcaaatcaaatgcCCTATCTTAATTTATTTACCTATTTGGTCTGCAATTGGcttttgtcatatttgtgtctttttcagaaatgtgtttcatttgttttcagtgtcaaATTGATGAAAATGTAACATTGCTAAGAGAATTGTTGCATCTTTTATCATTTATTCTTGAATGTTCAATAAGTGACAAGACACCAAAAGAGACACTGAAGGCAATAACATGTGAATGTCTTCTGTAGACAGGTGAATTATTTTACCAAGCCTCTAGTCCTGCGTTTTTAGAATTTTATATACCCGGTATTCCCAAAAATGAAAGCTAAGaaacaatataaaatgaaaactaaCACAACCTAAAGAAATATGCATGTTAACAACTGAAAGTAATGTAAACGTAAGACCCATTAAAATGACAGTATTCTGTAATTAACTTTAATaaatttttttcctgtttccatccatccatcttctatgctGCTTCATCCTGTCAGGATTGGGGGGAACTGGAGTCAGTCAGCCAATGATGGGCAAAAGCAGgatccaccctggacaggtctccagttcatcacaaggcaaacagaGACCAACAACcacgctcacattcacagctTGCCatcagttaacctcacatgtgGGAAGAAATCCTGAGTAAGTGGACTAAACCCACGCACACGTGGGAAAAATGCATTCTCCATATGGAAAGGTCACAGTATTATAATTTgttctcaaaaataaaaaaatatatagtgaaaaaaaaactattcaggGAAAAGCAGTTAAAGCCCCTccagctctctggcgccccctagGCGAGACCCGCCCCACACTTCAGGAACTACTCCTGTCATGGGAAATGGAGTTTATCCCGCTAAACAaaagcagacagaaaaagaagccCTCACCTTGAACAATGAAGTCGGTGTTTTAATCCCGGAGTGAGTCCGGAGCCCGGAGCGGCCTCCGGGGAGAGAGAGGCCGACCTTTGACGCGGCGGTGGGCGGAGTGAGGGCGTCCTTAAAGGCGGCGTGGCCCCCGCGGGCTCCCGTACATCACGGCCTGCTGCGTAGGAGCCAAACAGCGCTGGAACCGGGGGAGCTCGGAGGAGTTTCTTACATAAACCGAACCTGAATATATAAAGCACGGAAGATGCTCTCGGTCACGCTggacagcagcgtctctccgAAGAAGCGGACGTTATCTCGGGGACTCAGCGAGGATGAGTCGCTGCGCAGCATCATAAAGGAGGTGAGCGGAAATCACGGCGTCCTTAGTCCACTAGCTGAAGCTACAGTCGCCGCCCAGTGTCACATTTTCAACGATTTACCGTGGTTCACCTCTCCAGCCGCgtctttatttctgctgttaAACGCTACAGTTCGTCTGTGTGCGAATCTCTCGGGCAGCGCTCCTtactcctccacttcctgttttttttttcagcctctcgttgttgttgttgtgagtGTGAAGTCGATGGCGTCCAGCTGAGagcactttgttttcttctcctccacagACTGAGATCTCCTCCAGACGGCTGACACGCAGCGACAGCCGAGCAGGCACCCTGAAGAGGAGGACGGACAGCCAGGTACCGTCCGGGGACCACCGGGTCATGCTTGTGCTCCACACCGGGAAATACTGCTCTAAACTCTCACATGGATGTATTTTAACCATGACTCTACAGAGAATTTGTTTTCAGCCACTGTTGTGTTACTTAAAGTGAACACAAGTGCAAAGTTCATACAGCTGCAACTTTTTAAAGGGATTTCCACATCGAGCCATTGCGACATGTTATTGACAAGTAAAAGTACAAAGTAATCCTGTATAAAACTGTACACAGGATTAGTTCCTCTGTAAAGCCACTGACAACACCTGGCTTTTGACTCAGTGTGTCTGCAATTTAAGTCTTTGTTTTGACCACAAGCTTCAGATGTTACACAAGTTAGATGATTGCCAAAACATTCAGGCAGGTAGACGAGGTAAAGGTCTGCTGGAGTCAAAGTAAATATCGGGATGATTTAAACAAAGTTTAATGGCAGTAGCTTTGAATATTTCTTTGTTTGGTTGGACACGCTAGTCTGAGCAGTTCACATACTGCTGATCAGCAGACGCATATCTCTCAGGTTTATGTAGAATGTAGTGATAAGGATAGGATAAATGCCTCTACAGTGGTCTTCAGGTGGAGCTGTCTTTATGCCAAAGctcaaaagaggaaaaacagaatagagagagagaggcaggcaaCTGAAATGACAGAGCATGGTTTACTCAAATATGTCGGTCAGTATTATCAGTGCTGAAAAATAtgtatttctgtgtttgaacAGTAGTAAAtgtataaaacattaaaaatctgTCATTGCTGGTATTTAGGATGCTTCCTATTTCACTGAGAACCATTGTGCATGTGGGCAGGGGGGTCATGTGGTGTTGAGCTCACTTCTGGAAACATTGACTGAAATCCTTGTAAAACTTTGTGATTAAATCACAACAGTCAAACTCATTGTGtcaaattattgattaattgGATGCACTGTGCCGTCTATTTAGAGATACGTTCAGTTCTCACAAAAACTGAGAGCATAATGGAGTATCTTCATCACAGTTCTGGTGTGACTGCTTTCGATATTATTTATCCATTTAAGCTCATTTGGTTATAAAAGCCTATTTTGAAGTCAGACGCTGTTTTAAACGCTGAGGCTCTCAAGGACACTGGCGATGTGATAAGAGTGTCACGTAACGAGGCGAGATAAGAAGATGTGATGCAGATGGGACGCTTCTGCTCTTCAGGTCACATTGTGTCGACTAATCGCTGTTTTGGCTCCAAGTCATGAAGTGTTTGTCACAGCAACAGAGCAGCGATTTCTCACTGAGTTACAGAATTCAGTTTAAAACCAGtcatgtgttttttaatgacagGTCAAACATCCTCTGCATTTGTTTATAATAAAGTCTGTCTTGAAGCTCATAGCTTCTGCATTTTTAGATCAACTCCCCAATTTTAGACATTGCTTTACTAAGGTGATGTAGCATGGggttttttcatcttttgtaataaccatttcttctcttttcacagTCTGACCAGGACCTTTTCATGGGACTTCCAGAAATGGTGatgacttcagtgtttttaattctCCTCTCAGTTTCTACTGCTCATAGTATTAGTCACTGTTTTGTTGAGCCGGATGATCAGTCACTGCAGTGAAAAAATATTCTCTACATATTGAGAGATGTTCGTCCGGGTCCATTAGGCCTCCCACAGCTGGCGTGCCTCCCTCTCAAGTTGCCTACGCTGATTTGCAACTCTTGTTTTGCGGCgtagctggagctgcaggccagCTACGACGAGGTGGTGCAGGAGCTGCGTGGGCTGGAGGTCGAGCGAGAGGCTCTGTTGTTCCAGGTGGACGTCCTGCAGGACACCCTGGAGGGCGTCGAGGAGCTGCTGGCCGAGGCCCAGAGGGAGGCCGGACAGGCCACTCTGGTACGTCGAGGTCTCACCAAAACTCAAACCGCACAAGTCCCTTGAAGCAGGTTTCTGGTTTCTAATTGTGTCAAAGCCTGGAACGGCTGGTCGGCTCGTGACgtttgtgtctttctgtacTTGCAGGAACTCGAGCAAGAGAGAGCAGCCAAGAGGAGACTGGAGAGCATGGTTCAGTCTCTGATGCAAGAGGTGGAGAGATTGAAAGAGGTAATATGACGTTTGCGTGTGGTTTAATAGACTCTTACGAAAACTGTTACACAAGTGTTTGTCAACGGAGTGACTCACACCAGTCCTCTCATAATAATGCTGGTTGGTGGAGTGACTGAGGATGGTTTTCTGATGCATTAACTCAGCCTGGGTTTCTCAGTTCTTCAGATACATGGTTTCACTGCACTTCAGTGCATTTATATTTTACGACCGACAGAGAAAGGTTGTCAGTCTGAGATCCATTACTGTTTGAAATGACGGTTTTatgtctgtctctgcaggaaAGGAACAGCAAACCGCCTGCTTCAGTGAATATGACGGACGAAGGATCAAGACAGGAGCTCCAGACAGAAACTGACGGAAAGGGATCGCTGAATGTTGGACCGTCGGCCGAGGAGTCGGGGGAAGCGGGAAATCTCCTGACCAAGCTGCGGAAGATGGCCAGTAAGCCCCCGGGCCACGTGCCCTCTCTGGCCCTGGACAGCCTGGCCTCTGAAGACGGGGTCATCCAGAGGCCGTGTGAAAACGGGATCGAGGGCGGACTGGATCCCTCCGCGGACACCAACGACACGGACAGCATAAGTGCCTATGAAGACGCGTCTGCGGAGACTCCGGAGCAGGACAAGGTCTTTCCAGGTGACGGAGACGACCTGGAGCTGCCGGACGACGCGGGGAATAAAGACAACGGCCCGACTAACGGCCACAAGGCGGACGGCGGCGAGAGCCTCGACGGCAAAATCCCAGACGGCAAAATCCCAGACGCCTGCGTTATGTCTTAATTCGATGTGCTTTTTCTACTGCTGGGCTAAAGGAGATACCCACTGGCAAATGGAAGAGAAAATCAACGATTGCAGTGTAGACCCACAGCTCTCTCTGAACTAATATTTATGGCAACAGAAAACTTAAAGGTCAACGGTTATAATCACTTATTTCACTGAAAGGAAGAAATAATTAGACAAGCACTTAATCCCTTCATTTTTCAATTGAAATTGTTGAGCAGTGTCTGCCTAAAGCGTTTCAAATGagaggattttctgtttttctctgccaCAGTTTACAATCAGTGATGTTAAATCCTTTAAAAGACCAAAATCTCACTTAATGGAGGAATTTATGAATTAATATCCCAACATTTTATAAATGATAGAAGGATTGACGGCATGATTTGATCTAAACTAATGTAGTCACAGCCCGAGCTTTAACACACTATACTAGAAtaactttcctttttaaaataataGAGGAACTCAGGATCGAGGTGGTTTATTTTAACAGTTGTAACTTCTGCCAGGACCACTTCATATTTCTGCCAATCATTTCTCATCAATctgtcttaatttttttttttttttttttaaatgcattgacCTACATGGGAAAACCCTCCGTGGAGTCTGGACTGTTTACCTCATCCTCACCAACACAAGCAGCTGCCAGAGACACAAATCAGGATCTGTCTGCATACAAAACACAGTGAGCTCTCCGTATTTGGCCAGAGACTGTtaccttttttccttttacattaGAAACTCTTCAGTTTTCGTATGAGATGTTGTGATTTCAGGCTCATTTTACTGAACAATCCCACCTTTACCTCTGCGGTGGAAGTCACTAACGCAGGTTTCCATCACATTTGACACTGATCCGAGACAGGCATTGATTAAAGGGATAATATAGATAAGGGAAATATCAAATATTCACTGCCTCAACCTTCAAAAAGcattaattatttttcttttcttaagaTTTAATTTGTTACATTTCCCCTGTTTTGTTTATATTCGGCTGATTTTGCACTTCTCTCAGAATCTTGTCATGCGGCATGAATTAGTCAGATAACGTTAAAAACGACATTCCCTTTACAACCAAACGAAATGAGTGGACCTGCTGCAGGCCGGACTCCGTCTGCCGTCAGTAAAGCTGCATGTTTGCACATTTTTGCAGTCGATCTTGCTGAAGTTCGTCTCTTTGGATGTCTTGGATTGCTGTAAACACTTTTCATATGTGCTCACCTTTTTAAGGTTTCTTTTTTATAAGACGTTTTTCAGGGAAAGAAGCAGCGGTAGATTCTCTCACCTCGCCTCGGATATAGTTTGCATGAAGCACCTTCGAATGTAAACTGATTTCCAGATGCACACGAGTTGATGACATTTATGAGTACTTTTGCACGCAGTACTTTTCATACGTATACTGAAACAACTTTGTTCATTGTCTGCAGAAAACTCcttcaagggttttttttctagtttgaATTACATTCCTGGTTCCTCGTGTGAGAGgtgggaggttttttttctatcacTTGAGAATTGTTCCGTTAATAGAGAAAATCAGAACTGTAATAATATGTGGAGACTTGAACAGATACATTTGCTacttttgtgtcattttgtagGTTTGATTCAGCACATCACTGTTTGTATACCAACTTGTTTGCCTTTGTAACTTTTTCACTCAGACATTCTGCTGATTCAGATGCtcatccttttctttctttcttttttttgtacatttcccAGATTCAGCAGTTGTACGAGTCTGTTTTGATGTTACGTGTCTTAAGTCACAGGGGCCTGCGGCGATCGCAGCTCCTCTGTAGGATTCAGTTCTTCATGTGAGTCGAATCGTAAACATCCAGTGTCTGATCGATCATCAATACTTCTTTAATTTATCCTGGTCATTGTTTTCATGTCGAGAGTTTAGTTAAACAGAGCAGACGTTGGAATTCCGTTTCTTTTTCATACCACAAAGCAAAAAATCTTTCAATGTCTTTTGTGCAtctattttcaattttttgtcaTGAGCTTTGAATACGATGTTATGataaagtaaattaaatgtgtttctaTCTAAATAAAATGAGTGAATAAAGCAGATTCTGGTGTGTTGTGTTCAATGATGAGAATACAGAAGAAAATCGGCCAAActaaaagcacaaaatgaacTACTCATAGGACTGGGTTGGACAGTGGGTTAATATTCTCGActgcagtttgtcttttttactACTGTATTCACGGTTGTCTATAGGTGTGATTCATGCCCAACTGGTGCT encodes:
- the LOC115388792 gene encoding leucine-rich repeat flightless-interacting protein 2; the protein is MLSVTLDSSVSPKKRTLSRGLSEDESLRSIIKETEISSRRLTRSDSRAGTLKRRTDSQSDQDLFMGLPEMLELQASYDEVVQELRGLEVEREALLFQVDVLQDTLEGVEELLAEAQREAGQATLELEQERAAKRRLESMVQSLMQEVERLKEERNSKPPASVNMTDEGSRQELQTETDGKGSLNVGPSAEESGEAGNLLTKLRKMASKPPGHVPSLALDSLASEDGVIQRPCENGIEGGLDPSADTNDTDSISAYEDASAETPEQDKVFPGDGDDLELPDDAGNKDNGPTNGHKADGGESLDGKIPDGKIPDACVMS